One Engraulis encrasicolus isolate BLACKSEA-1 chromosome 5, IST_EnEncr_1.0, whole genome shotgun sequence DNA segment encodes these proteins:
- the zmp:0000000881 gene encoding uncharacterized protein zmp:0000000881, whose amino-acid sequence MAHYDTRTLAAGCFGKVYREKYKEEWAAMKKVPVHMINAESLNRECRVYEKARHPNIVRLLGEPWRQDGRFHIPMEFITGEELETTIFITQKSKIKLTPAAKATIISGMCAGLFHLHSKDIVHQDIKPDNIMVEHETNRAVIIDLGLAKFFRNGLTSAANMGNEAYSAPEVLDQHGVRDSRSDVWAMGKVIAELCARVRLPTHAVNPTKIQETLAAYPYKEAVSKMVDPNPATRVSMARALSYIREAEVKVKQEERAGGLQVSPHQGDRSPSPARSRFDAEGLKTVIEVKPRNAGADGLHQRGAGLQVSPRQVDRSPSPARSRFQPVAADELKTVVEVKPRNIGTEGLHQRGGAGGVQQVTPRVEVNRSPSPGISRFQPAVPQGGRGREEVKPRFGVAAAGSHQHTGLVPVRPEAERTRSPSPARSRFLAAADPRMKQEDKTALQDKPGFGTRFGGKPTAGLQPRGHQQTPVAHVRPEVNVSPKIEALHKRDEDGIKALVPASAVPSECTAITNLLQQMTPFPVPLPTTGKIQHSRYEYDSSTGCAVFEVKDVELQNGKITKYEGYKTTM is encoded by the exons ATGGCTCACTATGACACCCGGACGCTGGCCGCAGGCTGCTTTGGGAAGGTGTACAGGGAGAAGTACAAGGAGGAGTGGGCAGCCATGAAGAAGGTTCCAGTACACATGATCAACGCAGAGTCACTCAACAGAGAGTGCAGAGTCTATGA AAAAGCGCGCCATCCCAACATCGTAAGGCTGCTGGGGGAACCCTGGAGGCAGGACGGCAGGTTTCACATCCCCATGGAGTTCATCACGGGGGAGGAGCTGGAGACAACCATCTTCATAACACAGAAATCAAAAATCAAG TTGACACCAGCCGCCAAAGCCACCATCATCAGTGGCATGTGTGCAGGGCTGTTCCATCTTCACAGCAAAGACATAGTGCACCAGGACATCAAACCGGACAACATTATG GTGGAACACGAAACCAACCGTGCCGTCATCATTGACCTGGGGCTGGCCAAGTTCTTCCGGAACGGATTGACTTCGGCCGCAAACATGGGCAACGAGGCCTACTCCGCTCCCGAGGTCTTGGATCAGCACGGGGTGCGGGACTCCCGCTCTGATGTCTGGGCCATGGGCAAGGTCATCGCCGAGCTGTGCGCCAGAGTCAGGCTGCCAACGCATGCCGTGAACCCCACCAAAATCCAGGAGACGCTGGCGGCTTACCCTTACAAAGAGGCCGTGTCCAAAATGGTGGACCCCAATCCTGCTACTAGAGTCAGCATGGCTCGGGCGTTGTCTTACATCAGGGAAGCAGAGGTCAAGGTCAagcaggaggagagggcaggtggTTTGCAGGTTTCTCCTCATCAGGGGGACAGAAGTCCATCGCCAGCAAGGAGCAGATTCGATGCAGAGGGACTCAAGACTGTTATAGAGGTCAAGCCCAGAAACGCAGGAGCGGACGGGCTACACCAAAGGGGAGCAGGTTTGCAGGTATCTCCTCGTCAGGTGGACAGAAGCCCATCTCCAGCCAGGAGCAGATTTCAGCCAGTGGCTGCAGATGAGCTCAAGACTGTTGTGGAGGTCAAGCCCAGAAACATAGGAACGGAGGGGCTGCACCAGAGGGGTGGTGCAGGTGGTGTGCAGCAGGTGACCCCTCGGGTAGAAGTAAACAGGAGCCCGTCCCCAGGAATAAGCAGATTCCAGCCCGCCGTGCCGCAGGGGGGGAGAGGTCGCGAGGAGGTCAAGCCTCGCTTTGGGGTGGCGGCAGCCGGGTCACACCAACACACCGGTCTGGTACCTGTCAGACCAGAGGCGGAGAGGACGAGGAGCCCCTCCCCAGCACGAAGCAGATTCCTGGCAGCAGCAGATCCACGGATGAAGCAGGAGGACAAGACAGCGCTTCAGGACAAGCCTGGATTTGGTACTCGCTTTGGGGGCAAACCAACAGCAGGACTACAGCCAAGAGGCCACCAGCAAACACCTGTGGCACACGTGAGGCCAGAGGTCAATGTGTCCCCCAAAATAGAAGCACTCCACAAGCGTGATGAAGATGGGATCAAGGCGCTGGTCCCCGCCAGTGCAGTGCCCTCTGAGTGCACTGCGATTACAAACCTTCTCCAGCAGATGACGCCATTTCCCGTCCCTCTTCCCACAACGGGCAAAATCCAGCACAGTCGCTATGAGTACGACAGCAGCACAGGCTGTGCTGTCTTTGAGGTTAAGGACGTGGAGCTTCAGAATGGAAAAATCACAAAATATGAGGGCTATAAGACCACCATGTGA
- the LOC134449802 gene encoding fucolectin-like, whose amino-acid sequence MSISSTGRNVALYGRATQSNLIDNPWSGYSDAHNAIDGNRDSHFHHGSCSSTNTQTNPWWRVDLLKEYIITSVVITNRGDCCSERLDGAEIHIGSSLLENGNRNPLAGVISSIPAGRFQTFTLTENNVGRYVNVLLPGEKRLLTLCEVEVYGYRKEYENAALRGVATQSSLNGHGFAINAIDGNRDGRWERGSCSHTARVSGGTQTFDCNGMIGRHVTVVIPGRAEYLSLCEVEVSGFPLE is encoded by the exons ATGTCAATTTCCTCAACAGGTCGAAATGTAGCCCTGTATGGAAGGGCAACCCAGTCAAACCTGATTGACAACCCCTGGTCAGGGTACAGTGATGCCCACAATGCCATTGATGGAAATCGTGACTCACATTTCCATCATGGATCCTGCTCTTCCACTAACACACAGACCAACCCCTGGTGGAGGGTTGACCTGCTGAAGGAGTACATCATCACATCAGTGGTCATCACCAACAGAGGTGACTGCTGCTCTGAGAGACTCGATGGAGCTGAGATTCATATTGGCAGCTCCCTGCTGGAAAATGGCAACCGCAATCCACT AGCAGGAGTGATCTCTTCTATTCCTGCTGGACGTTTTCAAACTTTTAcactcacagaaaacaatgtgggCCGATACGTCAATGTTTTGCTACCTGGAGAGAAAAGGCTTTTGACGCTCTGTGAAGTTGAGGTCTACGGCTACCGAAAGGAATATG AGAATGCAGCGCTGAGAGGAGTGGCCACACAATCAAGCTTGAATGGTCATGGATTTGCCATCAACGCCATTGATGGAAATCGTGATGGCAGATGGGAACGTGGCTCATGTAGCCATACGGCTAGGGTGT CTGGAGGTACCCAAACCTTTGACTGCAATGGGATGATCGGCCGCCATGTCACCGTGGTGATACCTGGACGTGCGGAGTACCTTAGTCTCTGTGAGGTCGAGGTGTCTGGATTTCCTTTGGAGTAA